In Pseudanabaena sp. FACHB-2040, a single window of DNA contains:
- a CDS encoding helix-turn-helix transcriptional regulator gives MRVRRVQELNIPDLSDRLLAARKASRHSLLEICRRLDITPTYWYKLEKGEASTVNYDLLKRIEDILSLDLRVDFSDASDFNFNKELKMDLSRLKWIKVVTPEKGWPHHWAVSLNEIADCKEPIIQKNGLTILPLGFKHKKAELPAANDLMVLTQHAKVTHVVEFLDDEPYEEGGWFHRYVKIVWWKPEIDWAELPHRKEVLGFDVSIQKSMPYEFSSFESFQEAWNKKGGLEAFQEYVAEQLMQIPG, from the coding sequence ATGAGAGTCAGAAGAGTTCAAGAGCTAAATATTCCAGACCTTTCAGATAGGCTACTAGCAGCGCGTAAAGCCTCTAGGCATAGTTTGCTGGAGATATGTAGACGCCTAGATATCACTCCTACTTACTGGTACAAGCTGGAAAAAGGGGAGGCCAGTACAGTTAACTACGATTTGCTGAAAAGAATTGAGGATATCTTGTCACTGGATTTAAGGGTGGACTTTTCTGACGCTTCAGACTTCAACTTTAACAAGGAGCTAAAGATGGACTTGTCACGTCTGAAATGGATTAAAGTCGTCACTCCAGAGAAGGGCTGGCCGCACCACTGGGCAGTTTCACTGAATGAAATTGCTGATTGTAAGGAACCCATAATTCAAAAAAATGGGTTAACCATTCTTCCATTAGGATTCAAACATAAAAAGGCAGAATTGCCAGCAGCCAACGACTTGATGGTCCTTACTCAGCACGCCAAGGTCACCCATGTTGTTGAGTTTCTAGACGACGAGCCTTATGAAGAGGGAGGGTGGTTTCACCGCTATGTCAAGATCGTTTGGTGGAAGCCAGAGATCGATTGGGCAGAGCTCCCTCATCGCAAAGAGGTCCTTGGGTTCGATGTCTCTATTCAGAAAAGCATGCCATACGAATTCTCCTCCTTCGAATCTTTCCAAGAAGCGTGGAATAAGAAGGGAGGGTTAGAGGCTTTTCAGGAGTATGTGGCTGAGCAGTTGATGCAGATCCCTGGTTAA
- a CDS encoding ParA family protein, which produces MLKIAIWNLKGGTGKSCTTQNLGAELAAAKLKTALVDLDGQRTLSFSLGMDGAEPTVLDWLQGKAEPLPTDLKNLALVPGDIGMFQLSADKDLIASSLKGLIGFDVCLMDCPPSLGLASVQAVLNADRVLMPTLTEPASLKGISEAVQLIRNERPDIPIEVLRTRYKSRLVLSREADDLLIEGAEDFGYRLLHTTIPENIAIAESVAQQVPVKEYDGKSIGANAYKSLAREVKKIWGLGK; this is translated from the coding sequence ATGCTGAAAATTGCGATATGGAATTTGAAGGGTGGAACCGGGAAAAGCTGCACCACTCAAAACTTAGGGGCAGAACTTGCGGCTGCAAAGCTGAAGACAGCGCTGGTAGACCTTGACGGTCAGAGAACCCTTAGCTTCAGCCTCGGTATGGATGGGGCAGAACCGACCGTTTTGGATTGGTTACAGGGCAAAGCTGAACCGTTACCAACAGATCTTAAGAACTTGGCCCTAGTTCCCGGTGACATTGGCATGTTTCAGCTATCAGCTGATAAAGACTTAATAGCATCATCTCTTAAAGGTTTAATAGGTTTTGATGTTTGTTTAATGGACTGCCCACCTAGCCTAGGACTGGCGTCGGTACAAGCAGTTCTGAACGCTGATAGGGTACTCATGCCCACTTTGACTGAGCCAGCCTCACTCAAAGGCATCTCTGAGGCCGTTCAACTCATCCGTAACGAGCGTCCTGATATTCCCATCGAAGTTCTAAGGACACGGTACAAGTCGCGCCTAGTACTGAGCAGGGAGGCCGATGATTTACTCATAGAGGGAGCCGAAGATTTTGGGTACCGGCTGCTGCACACCACCATTCCAGAGAACATCGCGATCGCCGAGTCTGTAGCCCAGCAAGTACCAGTTAAGGAATACGACGGCAAATCTATCGGGGCTAATGCCTATAAATCGTTGGCCAGAGAAGTCAAAAAGATTTGGGGGTTAGGAAAATGA